The following are encoded together in the Daphnia magna isolate NIES linkage group LG8, ASM2063170v1.1, whole genome shotgun sequence genome:
- the LOC116929341 gene encoding brain protein I3, whose protein sequence is MDSKHENPPPYSESQGPPPPPGFTQPQQGYPYPTQQPYPTQPYPNQQTYQNTYQYPPNHNNPTVINVVPAPQNRSHQVLIVGGCPTCRVGVLDDRATCAGICCCILFFPIGLICLFTMRQKVCINCGAQFH, encoded by the exons ATGGACTCTAAACACGAAAATCCGCCTCCATATTCGGAATCGCAAG GCCCGCCACCGCCGCCTGGCTTTACACAGCCCCAACAAGGTTACCCTTACCCAACGCAACAACCATACCCGACTCAGCCTTACCCCAATCAACAAACCTATCAAAATACTTATCAATATCCTCCAAACCACAACAATCCAACTGTTATCAACGTTGTTCCGGCTCCGCAAAATCGTAGCCATCAAGTACTCATTGTCGGCGGTTGCCCGACATGTAGG GTTGGCGTTCTTGACGATAGAGCTACCTGTGCTGGAATTTGCTGTTGCATTCTGTTCTTTCCTATTG GTCTAATTTGCTTATTTACAATGCGACAGAAGGTCTGCATTAACTGTGGCGCACAATTTCATTAA